A single window of Ignavibacteriota bacterium DNA harbors:
- the nrfD gene encoding polysulfide reductase NrfD: MDNLPDKRFWVAITLTLSMLGIGAAALGMSFYRGLGMWGVNNPVGWGFAIINFVFWVGIGHAGTLISAILFLFRQKWRTGIARFAEGMTIFAVMTAGIFPLIHVGRPWLAGYLFPYPNQHALWVNFTSPLLWDVFAVSTYFTVSFVFWYIGLVPDFATMRDRLANSTIVEKVKKTIYSVLSLGWRFSNRHWSHYEMMYLVLAGFATPLVLSVHTIVSFDFAVSIMPGWHTTIFPPYFVAGAVFSGFAMVQNALIIIRKVYDLEHIITLDTLEKMNKIIILTGLMVGYAYGMEFFIAWYSGHEVESFAFVNRAFGPYAWAYWIMVSCNVIAPQFFWIKKLRTNIPFMFVIAVFVNVGMWFERFVITVTSLSRDYLPSSWAYYTPTIYDIGILIGSFGWFFTLLLIFTRTMPVVSIAEVKAVVEGAQPTHHGLEHHSGEGH; encoded by the coding sequence ATGGATAATCTACCCGATAAAAGATTTTGGGTTGCAATTACTCTAACTCTTTCCATGCTTGGTATAGGTGCTGCAGCTCTTGGTATGTCATTTTACCGTGGATTGGGTATGTGGGGTGTTAATAATCCGGTTGGTTGGGGATTTGCGATTATCAACTTTGTATTTTGGGTCGGTATTGGTCATGCCGGTACACTTATTTCAGCGATACTTTTCTTGTTCCGCCAGAAATGGAGAACAGGTATAGCTCGATTTGCTGAGGGTATGACAATTTTTGCTGTTATGACTGCAGGTATATTCCCACTTATTCACGTTGGTCGCCCCTGGCTTGCAGGGTACTTGTTCCCTTATCCAAATCAGCATGCACTTTGGGTGAATTTTACTTCTCCTCTTCTTTGGGACGTGTTTGCGGTTTCGACATATTTTACTGTATCTTTTGTTTTCTGGTATATAGGGCTTGTACCTGACTTTGCAACAATGAGAGATCGCCTTGCTAATTCAACAATCGTTGAAAAAGTCAAAAAGACAATATATTCTGTATTAAGTCTTGGTTGGAGATTTTCAAATCGTCACTGGTCACATTATGAAATGATGTATCTTGTGCTTGCCGGATTTGCAACTCCTCTTGTACTTTCAGTACATACAATTGTATCTTTTGACTTTGCTGTTTCGATTATGCCAGGTTGGCACACAACAATCTTCCCGCCATACTTTGTGGCAGGTGCTGTGTTCTCCGGTTTTGCAATGGTACAAAATGCACTTATAATTATCAGAAAAGTATATGATTTAGAGCATATCATAACTCTTGATACACTCGAAAAAATGAATAAAATTATTATACTCACGGGACTGATGGTGGGCTATGCTTATGGTATGGAATTCTTTATCGCATGGTATAGCGGACACGAAGTTGAATCTTTTGCTTTCGTTAACCGTGCTTTTGGTCCTTATGCATGGGCATACTGGATAATGGTTAGCTGTAATGTTATTGCTCCGCAGTTTTTCTGGATAAAAAAGCTCCGCACAAATATACCATTTATGTTTGTAATCGCAGTATTTGTTAATGTTGGTATGTGGTTTGAAAGATTTGTAATCACTGTAACTTCTTTATCGCGTGATTATTTACCATCAAGTTGGGCTTACTATACTCCAACAATTTATGACATAGGTATTTTAATCGGAAGTTTTGGCTGGTTCTTTACTTTGCTACTGATATTCACACGTACAATGCCTGTAGTTTCAATTGCTGAAGTAAAGGCTGTAGTCGAAGGTGCACAGCCAACTCATCATGGTCTTGAACATCATTCAGGTGAGGGACACTAA
- a CDS encoding 4Fe-4S dicluster domain-containing protein codes for MENTKPKFWKSLNQYNQKPSSVESAHHEFVKGVTDDFDVNALPDKSRRKFIALMGASTALAATACSDYYDKGEIITYNKKPASITYGQANHYATSLNNGTGVLVKTREGRPIKIDGNPEHPVGKGKISTIDQAAILDLYDPSRLRFPIKKSDSKLVLYKDDMPRSDWEKVDNQIVEKLKKAAQDGKEIAIVTHSVTSPTQNKLFNDFVQKYPTAKIYSYDQINDSQKRQAWVDSYGSSSIPSTKWNEADVILSFECDFLGSEGNVVEQIAQFSSRRDMDNPEGFNKLYQIEGNYSLTGAMSDYRIRLTPENHYAFIMSIAAEINSKGKSAYSNESLASVLSGYNLKNFAQQNGINQKVLDELLKDIMAHGSKTLAVAGILQPKQVHVAVNLLNEVLGSVRNIYDFNHNEELQRPISTNDELNNLVSGLNSGNISVLIHFDSNPVYHFPTDLGYADAYKKAPTIISMVESANESCEANQYIIPINHALESWGDFNQRTGIFSLQQPVIAPIHDTRQKEAVLLNWMNDDPLLYSQDIYHKFLMNHWETVIYPMSNAVAGFREFWFACLHDGIATIQYENTGELSFNFNSVVSNKFAFSKQGFTVILKPSYYIGDGRFANNGWLQEVPNPVTKTVWDNYAMMSPATAKELNVTYGEDEHNRNADMVEVSVNGKTLKLPVMIQPGMAEKVIAVDLGYGRTTIGDVGKNIGFNAGLLLSAKGGVSPWIYTGASVTKTEGTYELVSTQEHHALDEDYVKDFHFKRHIINEYTVPFYKEFKQKYTAAKVRLKAEHAGDEEAYKKALKSEKIHLLGHHEYKTHSITPDKVYTDVKWAMAIDLNKCTACGSCVTACNVENNIPIVGKEEASKGREMHWMRIDTYFSGTPDEPITSFQPMLCQHCDNAPCENVCPVVATTHSPDGLNQMTYNRCVGTRYCANNCPYKVRRYNFFDFRNDFADGYYRKDTLELLHNPEVTVRSRGVMEKCTFCTQRIQEARTEASKQGRKIKGTDVVTACQDACPASAITFGDMNDPESKVSKLREHPLGYHVLETISVKPNVTYISKLRNIVAEEKHGEH; via the coding sequence TGCATTGATGGGTGCTTCTACAGCACTTGCCGCAACTGCCTGCTCCGATTATTACGACAAAGGCGAAATTATTACCTATAACAAAAAGCCTGCGAGCATTACTTATGGTCAGGCAAATCATTATGCCACCTCTCTTAATAATGGCACAGGTGTTCTTGTCAAAACCCGTGAGGGAAGACCAATCAAAATTGACGGTAATCCTGAGCATCCCGTAGGAAAGGGTAAAATCTCGACTATTGACCAGGCAGCTATTCTTGATTTGTATGACCCAAGCCGTCTAAGATTTCCCATAAAAAAATCTGACAGTAAGCTGGTTTTATACAAAGATGATATGCCACGCTCAGATTGGGAAAAGGTTGATAATCAAATTGTAGAAAAATTAAAAAAAGCTGCTCAGGATGGCAAAGAGATTGCGATTGTTACACATTCGGTAACTTCTCCGACTCAAAATAAGCTGTTTAATGATTTTGTGCAAAAATATCCTACTGCTAAAATTTATTCTTATGACCAGATTAATGATTCGCAAAAGCGTCAGGCTTGGGTTGATTCCTACGGCTCAAGTTCAATTCCCTCTACAAAATGGAATGAAGCTGATGTGATTCTGTCTTTTGAATGTGATTTCCTCGGTTCTGAAGGCAATGTTGTTGAGCAGATTGCTCAATTCAGCTCAAGACGTGATATGGACAATCCCGAAGGATTTAATAAATTATATCAGATTGAAGGCAATTATTCTCTAACAGGAGCTATGTCTGATTATCGAATCAGATTGACTCCCGAGAATCATTACGCTTTTATAATGAGTATTGCCGCAGAAATTAATTCGAAAGGAAAATCTGCTTATTCAAATGAGTCACTTGCTTCCGTACTTTCAGGATATAATTTAAAGAATTTTGCTCAGCAAAATGGTATCAACCAAAAAGTTCTTGATGAGCTTTTGAAAGATATTATGGCACATGGTAGTAAAACTCTTGCCGTAGCCGGAATTCTTCAACCAAAACAAGTTCATGTGGCTGTTAATCTTCTTAATGAAGTTTTGGGTTCAGTCAGAAATATTTATGATTTCAATCATAATGAAGAGCTTCAGAGACCAATCAGTACCAATGATGAACTGAATAATTTGGTTAGTGGTCTCAATTCCGGCAATATATCAGTATTGATTCATTTTGATTCTAATCCGGTTTATCATTTTCCAACTGATTTAGGATATGCAGATGCTTACAAAAAAGCACCAACGATAATTTCAATGGTTGAATCAGCAAATGAATCATGTGAAGCTAATCAATACATTATTCCAATAAATCATGCTCTTGAATCATGGGGAGATTTCAACCAGAGAACCGGGATTTTCAGTCTTCAACAACCTGTAATTGCTCCTATTCATGATACAAGACAGAAGGAAGCTGTACTTCTCAACTGGATGAACGATGACCCGCTTTTATACTCGCAAGATATTTATCATAAATTCTTGATGAATCACTGGGAAACTGTAATATATCCTATGAGTAACGCAGTAGCCGGTTTCAGAGAATTCTGGTTTGCCTGTCTTCATGATGGAATTGCAACAATTCAATATGAAAATACCGGAGAATTGTCATTTAATTTTAATTCTGTGGTATCAAATAAATTTGCTTTTTCAAAACAAGGATTTACTGTAATTCTTAAGCCGTCATATTATATCGGGGACGGAAGATTTGCTAATAACGGCTGGCTTCAGGAAGTTCCCAATCCTGTAACAAAAACTGTCTGGGATAATTATGCAATGATGTCCCCTGCGACCGCTAAAGAGCTTAATGTAACTTACGGCGAAGATGAACATAATCGCAATGCCGATATGGTCGAAGTTTCTGTAAATGGTAAGACTTTGAAACTACCGGTTATGATTCAGCCCGGTATGGCAGAAAAAGTTATTGCTGTTGACTTGGGATACGGCAGGACTACTATCGGAGATGTTGGCAAAAATATCGGTTTTAATGCCGGATTGCTTTTGTCTGCAAAAGGTGGAGTCTCACCATGGATTTATACAGGTGCATCAGTAACAAAAACTGAAGGAACCTATGAACTTGTATCCACCCAGGAACATCATGCTCTTGATGAAGACTATGTCAAGGATTTCCATTTCAAACGTCATATAATTAACGAATATACAGTTCCTTTCTATAAGGAATTCAAGCAGAAATATACAGCTGCAAAAGTAAGATTGAAAGCTGAGCATGCAGGTGATGAGGAAGCTTACAAAAAAGCACTAAAATCTGAAAAAATACACTTGTTAGGGCATCATGAGTACAAAACCCATTCAATTACACCGGACAAAGTTTATACAGATGTAAAATGGGCTATGGCTATTGACCTTAACAAATGTACTGCTTGCGGCTCCTGTGTTACAGCTTGTAATGTTGAAAATAATATTCCAATCGTCGGAAAAGAAGAAGCCTCCAAAGGGCGTGAAATGCACTGGATGAGAATTGATACTTATTTCAGTGGTACCCCTGATGAACCAATCACAAGCTTCCAGCCAATGTTATGTCAGCATTGTGATAACGCTCCTTGCGAAAATGTATGTCCGGTTGTTGCAACCACTCACAGCCCTGACGGCTTGAATCAAATGACTTACAATAGATGCGTTGGTACCCGTTATTGTGCAAACAACTGTCCTTACAAGGTAAGAAGATATAACTTCTTTGATTTCAGAAATGATTTTGCTGATGGTTATTATCGCAAGGATACATTGGAACTGCTCCATAATCCTGAAGTAACTGTTCGCTCACGCGGCGTAATGGAAAAATGTACTTTCTGTACTCAAAGAATTCAGGAAGCAAGAACTGAAGCATCAAAACAGGGACGCAAGATTAAAGGTACCGATGTTGTTACCGCTTGTCAGGATGCTTGTCCTGCGTCAGCTATTACTTTCGGCGATATGAATGACCCTGAATCTAAAGTTTCAAAATTGCGAGAGCATCCACTTGGGTATCATGTCCTTGAAACTATCAGCGTTAAACCTAACGTAACTTATATATCAAAATTGAGAAATATTGTAGCGGAGGAAAAACACGGTGAGCATTGA